The Nevskiales bacterium genome includes the window GCACCAAGCGCGGCGTGATCCGCGGCCGCAGCCCGCACCAGCAGCAGTATCTGCGCAGCATCCTCGCCCACGACATCAACTTCGGCATCGGGCCGGCCGGCACCGGCAAGACCTACCTCGCCGTGGCCTGCGCCGTGCACGCGCTGGAGACCGACCGCGTGCGCCGGCTGATCCTGGTGCGGCCGGCGGTGGAGGCGGGCGAGAAGCTGGGCTTCCTGCCGGGTGACCTCGCGCAGAAAGTGGATCCCTACCTGCGCCCGCTGTACGACGCGCTGTACGAGATGCTGGGCTTCGAGAGCGTGGCGCGGCTGGTGGAGCGCAATGTCATCGAGGTTGCGCCGCTGGCCTATATGCGTGGGCGCACGCTCAACGAGTCCTTCATCATCCTGGACGAGGCCCAGAACACCACCACCGAGCAGATGAAGATGTTCCTCACCCGCATCGGCTTCGGCTCCATCGCGGTGGTCACCGGCGACGTCACCCAGGTGGACCTGCCGCGCCAGTCGCGCTCCGGCCTGCGCCACGCGGC containing:
- a CDS encoding PhoH family protein; protein product: MSSTTVELVLEPMDNPRLANLCGPLDEHLRQLERGLGVEIHNRGNHFQIKGPHEATVAARELLDALYRETASEALTRERVHLGLLEYGYSEHSEAAPAAADAIQIRTKRGVIRGRSPHQQQYLRSILAHDINFGIGPAGTGKTYLAVACAVHALETDRVRRLILVRPAVEAGEKLGFLPGDLAQKVDPYLRPLYDALYEMLGFESVARLVERNVIEVAPLAYMRGRTLNESFIILDEAQNTTTEQMKMFLTRIGFGSIAVVTGDVTQVDLPRQSRSGLRHAAEVLRDVPGISFTWFANEDVVRHPLVQRIVRAYESHEGQDTR